The Schizosaccharomyces pombe strain 972h- genome assembly, chromosome: I genome contains a region encoding:
- the pos5 gene encoding NADH kinase Pos5 yields the protein MIRAANGFRISVRNTAVCLAPNFRQLKGFSIINLGSLQYFRYNSVYSKSIRLVNTLENRIVPVYKECASPQSIGGKSNLKQLQWPKPPKNILILKKRMDERVDHCFETLVQHLQQTYPDICIITETDVAKKFSYLNLYTWTEISDLEQKVDAIITVGGDGTILHAASLFARSGMPPILSFSLGTLGFLLPFDFGSFQTAFADFYNSRSFVLMRMRLRVAMKTKLYNESIYAMNEMHIHRGLSPHMAVLKVFVNDKFLTEAVADGLIISTPTGSTAYSLSSGGPIVHPSINALLLTPICPNSLSFRPVLFPDTFKISIETSNKSRVRPQLSIDGRPLGLTDIGQRIDITSVKDNAIPCIIRSHKEDDWVSDIVSLLRWNHPFHRKGW from the exons ATGATAAGAGCGGCAAATGGCTTTAGAATTAGTGTTAGAAATACAGCAGTCTGTTTAGCTCCTAATTTTCGCCAATTGAAAGGATTTTCGATTATTAATTTAGGTTCTTTACAATATTTTCGTTATAACTCGGTCTATTCAAAGTCAATACGCCTTGTAAACACCTTAGAGAATCGCATTGTTCCAGTGTATAAAG AATGTGCATCCCCACAATCAATCGGTGGGAAATCTAATTTGAAACAGCTACAATGGCCGAAGCCGCCCAAAAACATCttgattttaaagaaaagaatggACGAACGTGTTGATCACTGCTTCGAGACCTTGGTACAGCATCTACAACAAACTTATCCAGATATTTGCATTATTACAGAAACAGACGtcgcaaaaaaattttcttatcTAAATCTGTACACGTGGACAGAAATCTCGGATTTGGAGCAGAAGGTGGATGCAATTATAACTGTAGGGGGTGATGGAACTATTTTGCATGCTGCATCTTTATTCGCAAGATCAGGAATGCCTCCTATACTCTCATTTTCTTTGGGAACGTTAGGATTTTTACTACCATTTGACTTTGGATCGTTTCAAACTGCATTCGCCGATTTTTACAACTCACGATCGTTCGTGCTTATGCGGATGAGACTACGTGTAGCAATGAAAACCAAATTGTATAACGAATCAATTTACGCTATGAATGAAATGCATATCCATCGAGGTTTAAGTCCTCACATGGCAGTGCTAAAAGTGTTTGTAAATGACAAGTTTTTGACAGAGGCCGTTGCAGATGGCCTTATCATTTCTACACCTACTGGCTCTACAGCATATTCACTTTCCTCCGGCGGGCCTATCGTCCATCCTTCAATCAATGCTCTTTTGCTCACACCCATTTGCCCCAACTCGCTTTCATTCCGACCGGTTTTGTTTCCCgatacttttaaaatcagTATTGAAACATCAAACAAATCAAGAGTACGACCGCAACTTTCGATAGATGGACGACCTCTTGGTCTTACAGACATAGGACAGCGAATCGACATCACTAGTGTAAAAGACAATGCAATTCCTTGCATCATTCGATCGCACAAAGAAGACGACTGGGTGAGTGATATTGTTAGTTTGTTACGCTGGAATCATCCTTTCCATAGAAAAGGTTGGTAA
- the pex8 gene encoding protein Pex8 — translation MEEAINNVLLLLREDSISLETVLWETHYVLLNLHNEQNLRLVVAQLIACGRIWDYWNEHRSEYFAFWVELISRKKVTNNGLPFSSFVKSIVGILEVDASNEILCFRRICLLCVFYKLLSCDHIVNLQYPLKRAVSKALSKQIKTHQFSGFEANFLLQQLFASVDSSASDISFDAFSLLPHLLKWEEIVWSGFINYLDTEHKRDSLPTAVLCHLLLRLSTYQQISIIKRLITLIDKAIPSWKSRSSDSKYNDHQFVKKNFFSIIMVLESLAKSQYRKSNVLAADRSLCEYIILTLFHMEYLFSFVASSWSTLDFVITTCLSRVAQPAKFISETVREAIIDSIQLEGYVDLQKLSGSPVLVTLSFINNWQNLICRRLEKQTVNEKVITLSSTAKEISSLGLSFAEKLISQSDESTLCKHYVYASLYACLFCNLNEGSPKDYLDNDIYVHARCLFLLTKTLNLDSLKSILCSRVRLYYNIEIAYYFTDVLLKWFQPIIRYEFDNALIFYKASISLVSVLAPAAQKQFLSNYLNSIQGFSTETKEDLIFLVSSQIRQMPYQNATSLLSFWLSIVVGRAV, via the exons ATGGAAGAAGCCATTAACAACGTGCTTCTTCTGTTACGAGAGGACTCGATATCTTTAGAAAC TGTCCTATGGGAGACACACTATGTCTTACTCAATTTACATAATGAACAGAACCTTCGACTGGTGGTAGCACAATTGATTGCTTGCGGTAGAATATGGGACTATTGGAATGAGCATCGTTCTGAATACTTTGCATTTTGGGTTGAATTGATAAGCAGGAAAAAGGTAACGAATAACGGTTTGCCATTTTCATCCTTCGTGAAAAGCATTGTAGGCATTCTTGAGGTAGATGCAAGCAATGAAATTCTTTGCTTTCGAAGAATTTGTCTCCTTTGCGTTTTTTACAAACTATTGAGTTGCGATCATATCGTCAACTTACAATACCCCTTGAAAAGAGCAGTTAGCAAAGCTTTATCAAAACAGATAAAAACGCATCAATTTTCAGGATTTGAAGCCAATTTTTTACTGCAACAACTTTTTGCATCTGTCGATTCATCAGCGAGCgatatttcttttgatgCATTTTCGTTACTCCCTCATTTATTG AAATGGGAAGAAATTGTTTGGAGCGGTTTCATCAATTATTTGGATACTGAACACAAGCGGGATTCCTTGCCTACAGCTGTTTTGTGCCATCTGTTATTACGCTTATCAACTTATCAGCAAATCAGCATTATTAAAAG GTTAATAACTCTAATTGACAAGGCGATTCCCTCTTGGAAAAGTCGTTCCTCTGATTCTAAATATAATGACCATCagtttgttaaaaaaaattttttctcaatAATTATGGTTTTAGAATCATTGGCAAAATCTCAGTACCGTAAAAGCAATGTATTGGCTGCAGACCGATCTTTATGTGAGTATATTATTTTGACTTTGTTTCATATGGAGTATCTATTCTCTTTTGTTGCATCATCATGGTCTACATTGGATTTTGTAATAACAACATGCTTGAGTCGTGTTGCTCAACCAGCCAAGTTTATCTCGGAAACTGTGCGGGAAGCCATTATAGATTCAATTCAACTCGAGGGATATGTAGACTTACAAAAGCTATCAGGCTCTCCAGTTTTGGTAACTTTGAGTTTTATCAATAATTGGCAAAATCTCATATGTCGACGTTTAGAAAAGCAAACAGTCAACGAGAAAGTTATAACGTTAAGCTCCACTGCTAAAGAAATATCATCATTAGGTCTTAGTTTCGCTGAAAAACTTATATCTCAATCTGACGAATCTACATTATGCAAACATTATGTTTACGCGTCGCTGTATGCGTGTCTTTTTTGTAATCTAAATGAGGGCTCTCCAAAAGACTATCTAGACAATGACATTTATGTTCATGCTAGGTGTCTCTTCTTGCTTACCAAAACGTTGAATCTCGACTCTCTGAAGAGCATCCTTTGCTCGAGAGTAAGGTTATACTATAACATCGAAATAGCTTATTATTTCACAGATGTTTTATTGAAATGGTTTCAGCCAATTATACGATATGAATTTGACAACGcccttattttttataaagctTCAATCAGTTTAGTAAGTGTTCTTGCTCCTGCTGCTCAAAAGCAATTCTTATCCAATTATTTGAATTCAATTCAAGGATTTTCAACTGAAACCAAAGAAGACTTAATTTTCCTTGTATCTTCCCAAATTCGTCAAATGCCCTATCAAAACGCTACTTCCTTGCTATCCTTTTGGCTATCTATTGTCGTAGGTCGTGCAGTTTAA
- the pup2 gene encoding proteasome core particle subunit alpha 5 Pup2, producing the protein MFMTRSEYDRGVNTFSPEGRLFQVEYAIEAIKLGSTAIGVKTKDAVVLGVEKRLTSPLMESHSVEKLFEIDSHIGCAISGLTADARTIIEHARVQTQNHRFTYDEPQGIESTTQSICDLALRFGEGEDGEERIMSRPFGVALLIAGIDEHGPQLYHSEPSGTYFRYEAKAIGSGSEPAKSELVKEFHKDMTLEEAEVLILKVLRQVMEEKLDSKNVQLAKVTAEGGFHIYNDEEMADAVAREQQRMD; encoded by the exons atgtttatgaCTAGATCAG AATATGATAGAGGAGTAAATACCTTTTCTCCTGAAGGCCGGTTGTTTCAAGTGGAATATGCAATCGAAGCCATCAAATTAGGATCCACTGCTATTGGTGTGAAAACTAAGGATGCCGTCGTCCTTGGTGTTGAAAAGAGATTAACTAGTCCACTTATGGAATCTCATTCTGTTGAAAAGCtgtttgaaattgattcaCACATTGGTTGCGCAATTTCAGGCCTAACAGCTGATGCCCGTACAATTATTGAACATGCTAGAGTTCAAACACAAAATCATCGTTTTACCTATGATGAACCACAAGGTATAGAAAGTACTACCCAGTCAATTTGTGATCTCGCACTTCGCTTTGGTGAAGGAGAAGATGGCGAAGAACGCATCATGTCAAGACCGTTTGGTGTTGCTTTGTTAATTGCTGGAATAGATGAGCATGGTCCTCAACT ATACCACTCTGAGCCTTCAGGTACATATTTCCGTTATGAAGCTAAAGCTATTGGTTCAGGTAGTGAACCCGCGAAAAGCGAACTAGTGAAGGAATTTCACAAA GATATGACTCTCGAGGAAGCTGAAGTATTGATTCTCAAAGTACTTCGACAAGTAATGGAAGAAAAGCTTGATTCCAAAAATGTTCAACTTGCCAAAGTTACCGCTGAGGGTGGATTTCACATCTATAATGACGAGGAAATGGCCGATGCTGTAGCACGTGAACAGCAAAGAATGGATTAA